ATCTTTCTTGTTTTTAGGCTTAGATTTGTAGGTTATCTTTCTAATTTACAAGATTTGTATCAAGATCTACCATCTCATTCCTCTTTAATTACAAGTTTGGGTAACTCATTTCTCTACCTTTTACTTTGTCCCAAGTTATTATTTTTACTTATTTATGCAATTAGTTActtaaagtttcaatctttactCCTCTTGTCATGTTTTGTGGTATAATTAGAGTAGTAGCTAGTATGATTAGTGTTAACTATCTCATGTTTAGTCATTAGATTAATTAAAGTTTAAGTCTTTATTactttatcatgtttaatttcatGTTTAGTATAGATTTTTAATGTGTCTTGTGTTAGATTAGTAATGTTTAGTTTATTGTTATATTTGTTTAGTTTAGTAtagtttaaagttttaatctttcttatcttaattatttttatttcatctttAATGTTAATgggtagtttaattagtttagttttaattagtatgattagtgagtagtcctttagctaggactCGGTTtaacccaacatgagtaatttcattaaTTGATTCACATAAAGGCTAATTGTTGGGGGAGATTGgtaagggtagtttagaggattgaTTTGATTTATGGAGCCAATTTTGGGTAATATTgatttgtgacccttgtccaccaacgagagttggttaggtcggGAATCGGGTACCCGATATTTGACCTTattgctaacctaggttgagaccgaaagggagaaccaagggagggtacctctaAACTAGCGTTTGAATTCGACCTTCGAGAGAAGGAGTTGGATGACCCGGAAAGCgatgagggcttaatgaccttagccatTACTAAGccaccttgggaaaatgcatgttcttagGGTAGCTGGGTATTaggttagggattccgaccttcgaacccgagaggggggttggtgggtagttctagtgtcctattatgagcccgagagggagttagtaggcgaattagagccatctcccccttgcTTGTCTACCCTTATGATTAGCCTAAGGAATCGTgatgtggaattacgaattgttgtgggagaaccgagttctagacCTTTTATTCACTTGATTTACaactttattcctctcttactcatttatcatcttttgttaatttgcattttattttatttagtttagttgtttaGTTTAAAACCTCATCCAAACTCAATTTATTCGACTTAGCTAAGCACaagaatttagacaattagtaatcacccttgctccctgtggttcgacctcgactaccctttaCTAGTTGAGAATTTGTTTGATCGGGTCCGACGACCTCTACCCGCACATCAACAAGATAATTAGCACATGTCTATATTTTAGTCAATGTTTGTTAATATATAATCCTAGATTGTAGCTTCTAGTTACCTTAGGTTTAGGCTTCTGTTAATGTATTTGCTAGTATATATTCACATGTTTGTAATCAGTTAATTCATCAATACAATTCACTCAATTCAACTTATACTTTACATAATAAACCTTGACAATAGCAGATTAGTACTCTCTCCGTCCTTGTCAATGGTTTACATGTGCTTTATTTCCTCCTTATAAAATAgaccaaatgtaaactattcaatGAAATATGGGGAGTAGGTAATTACGAGAAGCTTAGCTAATTGCATATTTTGCTTGATGGTTAGAAATGGTGAAGCTAGTGTCACAAACAATCGGATCGAAATCCAAAGAGAGCAAATGATATTTTGAAGTAAAATAGTTTAACGtgaaattgaaataaaaaatgaattaattttttttatcacaatCATTTGTATATCTTTTCTTTGATTAAAATGTCTCTCGATAAGAAGTTGAAATTAGTTGCCCTCTCTAGTTTTCTctccccttctctctaaaaaacaaaaccctaaatcctccCCCTTTACTGTCGTCGTTCTCCTCCTTCCCCCCACCGCCACCCATCAATCCCCTACCATGTCGCCGGGGGATGGGGTCTCTCAAAACCTTTCTCTGGCGACCCGTCTCCTCTCTTCCGATTAACCCTCCTCCCCTTTCCTACCCACACCCGGTTCTGGATCGTACGGGTCTGCCCGTTTCTCTCGGTCTGCGTGGTGTATGTGGGCTGTTCGGGTCTTATCGGACGAGCTTGTTGAGGTGGTATGGCAGGGTGGTGCTTGGTTTTGGCggtgttgtgggttggtagggaggCGGTGGCTTCCGTTTTTTTTCTGTGTTCCGCtttgtttcctttatgtttttgtttaatttccgctttcgtttttgtttcgtctctctttctgagggctctgtccccgtctatcggtggtgtccttctctcaatttgagagctttcgttttctggttcgtttgcagttttctaataagtcagcagaagatcagcgttgttatagatcgttatatggttttacatattttgtccgattcatggctacaatcaatcacgttagaagaaatggatactcgtcaaggaagattcggagaccctcttatggatgaaagccttttgtggcgaatcgatgatagagactctgTTGCAGTGTTTCATTCTTGGAACAAGAATTTATAACCTATGGTTGTAAATttgtaatcgatttgtatccgattgagcttggcatatgttgtagatgtcgtaagaccatttattaatgataatgatcttttctcaaaaaaaaaaatgtctcTCGACAAGAAGAACGGAAAGAGTAATGTTAGGCCCGGTACCTTTTGATTTTAAGAGCCTTACTCTTGCGAGCCAGTTATTTGGGGCTGGTGACCAAGTATTAAAGCTACATTTAAGTTGGGCTTATAATTTTGGGCCGGTTATTTGTATTAGTTTTTGCAGCAACTCTCTTATAGGACCGTCTTATAGCATAAGACTGGCCCAAAAGGAGAGAAGCCCAAAGATAatacttaatttaatttatattttaacAAGAcgacattttatgataaaaactaacatatttaaatataCAAGTTATTAATATAAAACtttaggttatcaaaataaaatattttttttataagtTTATTAACTTATTTTTTTTTGGGCTTTTGGTTATTTAATTAAAAAGGTGAGTTATGAGTTGATTGTTTGGACTTTTGGATTATGGGTTGGTCTTATATTATAAGATAGTCTTATAGAACAATTTGTGTAGTTTTTGTTACTTTGGTAGGTTGATAAAGGTTGGAGTAATTGCAAAaatactcaaaaacattacatataagtttagtaaaatttgagttttgacggaaaaaaattaaaatctaacttataaaatttaataagctcaaaaaaaacatacatatactcaaaaacaaataaagtttgtgaaaataagctcaaaaaatatagatatatgctcaaaaacaaaaaagttggaggtaatagctccgatgtatgttcctttttctccttcTTTTCTCTGCTTAATTTCAATTCAGTTCAACTCATAAATCGTTACTTCAGCACCATTAAGTTCAGCTCAACTCTATTCGGTTcaattatttcagttcagttatTTCAGCCGAAATGAACAGAACCTATTGTACAAATCACCATGTCATTCTCAAGAAGAATAATCTTTTACCGGAAGTCGGATTTATTTCGTCACTAATTCTAAAGTTTTAACACAATCATCATTGTAAACGCTTGTGGTATTTTACTTAATCAATCTCATCAAAATAACTTCACTATTAACCATGTTTTGGTGATTGCATCAAGGTAGTTTGTGGATGGGTTCTACAATATCTTATTAATTTATTATAGAACGGTTTTATAAGAAACATACTcatattttgtatatattgttgtatttaAGTTGAAATTTTTGGTATTTAACTTTTCAAATAATGTATTGTCAATGTCCTGACCCTTACCTTATTCCTCACCCCTTGATCACCATTTACCGGTAGGATTGTTCATCTACCCGAAATCAAACCAATCAGGACCAAAGATCATATTACCTACCGGGTATAAATCTTGTCAAAACTTAACATGTTAAAATAGGATTTTTATACATAAAATAAATCGATGATGTAAATAATGGTTAGTCCAACCCTAACCTTAATCCATTATCATAATCCAATTCCAGAGACCAATCCGGTAACGACATATCCATCTTGTCCCGTTGCATTGCCGGAATGTATAAACATTTGCACAACCCTACCCATACGGACCACATGGGTGTACGTATTAGATGTCCTAAAAGTTAATTTAGCATATATCATGCGTTTATAAATCATGAAGAATAGGTCAAATGTCACCAAAGAGGAGGCCAACCATAGTAGGCTCCGAACAGAATAGTGGATTATCTGTTCCATTTTCGAGTCTTAATTTATGTTTCGCTATCTTAATCTTGTGACATATCAACCTCTTGTGAtatttgtatgtttttttttcatgTTTAATGCTTCTGTGTTAGATGAAACCGAGAGTAAAATATAAGATGAACATTAAAATAGGACAGGATATCCAGACTCTCTATACAGTACGTCAATAAGCACTAAATGTTACCCAATTGATAAATATGTCACTAACATATCTGGCTGGCCTAGGATAAAAAGAGGCCTACAtgcatgtattattattattagtagtacaTTCTTCTCCCATGAACTATGTTTTTGAATTCATTTGTACTCTACTACAACTAAAATTAAAATTCAAAAACTTGTAGAattttttagtaattttataGAATTATGGAGGAGAACTCCTCAAAACCTTCTTCTAAAGTGGCAAGGAAAATtattgagaaaaatagaagaattCAAATGAAAGATCTTTACTCTCAACTCAATTCCCTTGTCACTTCTTCCAATAATAATGCTTCATCTTCATCAAAGGTTTATACATCTTCTTGAGTTTTCGACTCCATTTACTTCTTCGATTTTTAATATCTTGATCGCTAAAGAGCGATAAATTTGTATGAGAACGATTTATTTTGAGATAATCACCAAGTACATACCTAAGTTATGCTATGAGGGAAACTGGCCCCAGCTGTCTGGTTTAATGATTGAGTGATTAGTTTCAAATTTAAGATCATTATTTAAAACCTTAATATTAATCctcttattattattttcaaGATTCGTTATTATCTCCTCTAAAAGCATATATTTTTTGAAACATAAAATGTTTTTCTTAGAAATTTTCGTGGTTTTTGTTATGTCACTCCAATTATTTTGCGACTAAGGTCTTGTTATTGTTGTGACGATATGTTTTTAATGTTGGCTAGGGACCGAAGTCATTACCGGATCAAATCGACCAAGCAACAAACTACATCAAGAAATTGCAAGAGGATGTCGAGAATTTGAAGAAAACCAAGGAAAGTGCATTACATAGTAATGCTAATAATAATGTGCATAACAATATGTTAAAATCACGGGTTAAAATTGATGTACACGAAAATGGAAGTGAATTACAAGTGGTTTTCATAACCGGGTCGGATTGTCAAATTGTTTTCACCCAATTCATCCGTATTCTCCATGAAGAACATGCCGAGGTTCTTAATGCAAGTTATTCGGTTGATAACAATATGGTTTTTCATAACATCAATGCAAAGGTACGTTATATCATATCGTGATTTTTTTATGTTTCGACTAGCTATTTTCTAATCCTGAAAAAGAAATTGCGACAATTTTCAAAATATTCCTAATGCAAGTCATTCTTTATACTTGTGCAAAAAATTGAAAATATCGGATTGCACATTTGCACCATGtcaatttttattatttttcaaagAAATTGAAACATTTTTCTATTTCAAATTTTATTGACAAATTGGATTGCACCATGTCAATTTAATAATTTACATTACTGGTTCGCTATCTTTAATATTTTCAATTTATATTTATCCACGAGTTATCTATATGTTTGAACATTATTTTTTTCCATTTTGTAGATTGGAGAAGGTTCAAATATTGCGCAAATTAACGAAAGGTTGAATATGTATTCCCCTTGATAGAAAATTATGCGCATGCTCTTTTGATTTTACTTATTTCATAATCTATGGCACCGGTTATAATACAATTGTTGGTGTAATTTGTAAACTTTATAAGTTCttaaattttattttccttttaaaaCGAACAAATAGGTATAGATGCACGCTTACCATGTATATTTATCTAAAGTATTTTCTATTCAATCACTATATGAACACAATTAAAACTAAATTTTATACAATTATTTGATCAAATAATTGTATTTCCAGCTTTATTGGATCATACACGACAAAATGACATGCACGTAA
This sequence is a window from Silene latifolia isolate original U9 population chromosome 8, ASM4854445v1, whole genome shotgun sequence. Protein-coding genes within it:
- the LOC141596096 gene encoding transcription factor bHLH162-like, which gives rise to MEENSSKPSSKVARKIIEKNRRIQMKDLYSQLNSLVTSSNNNASSSSKGPKSLPDQIDQATNYIKKLQEDVENLKKTKESALHSNANNNVHNNMLKSRVKIDVHENGSELQVVFITGSDCQIVFTQFIRILHEEHAEVLNASYSVDNNMVFHNINAKIGEGSNIAQINERLNMYSP